A genomic segment from Cyanobium sp. NIES-981 encodes:
- a CDS encoding translocation/assembly module TamB: MAELPEQTPGAGEFDGGPGDSGRNRPRRGSRRPRRPTGLEIALLAAVGATAAAAWSADHVARSVYGHVRPQLEQQIGKALGHPLKLGEYRGFGWSGLRIGPTRVLPGAADRSSLQASQLSVSLDPLSSLRRRLPVLQLTLAGLEVDLRRNPQGQYWVFGAGDTKAPPPRLELRLRMAQPARVAIRPAAEETRLVRLTVQAWADLQVHNEAIQLSGSLQPMDGRGVPGPGTLRLGADANWGQQRLKADVLSQGFPLQLPAKLLGLPGALKGSGHGRVRLTWRDGRPDCQGELRLRQVLWQAPGSNPPFGVSDPLLRCRGDSLSLPTTDWRWGELAGRVGLKARWNRQQLAVDTLEIRRRGSWLRASGEVGRRLSLRGDWRLLPADLPLPPGTPLNLIGDAVTGRLRVEGAWPTPLVETDLRQAANPVLGGWSGQLRWKGQELRLERFRSDHLTASGSLPLRLQPGQSPRFGSLDLRLALRDYPLPKLGALVGTSLEGVLQARGSIRGPLTGLTPDFDLEVSRPGAGPLRVSETWVGNWFGDPAGGGRLAMEAAGAAEVAVLEASLDRRWVPRSVLLRRGGGELTLRGTPRLYRWTAATFPLQGLLLTLGPRSQRQPLQGTLSGSGELELQPLAFRGAARLEDPVLLGVWARTATIEGKYNERRYEARLAVEPLSSGRIAIDWRGSWKGPFRATISGQNLRDPLVRQMLDAWPRWQGEAPIAQGSAMDLGTLLIDTLGGSLDGQLAALDRARAALQGARRDSLTGLSTAERLEKLSARFNLEATLEGPRLVDTRADLRVDGHLWLPGLDEDLALTGEPVRLQLRGPFRLGAGELSFSGLPLALLALLTPVPAGLRGSLGASGTYRLGGAEPELSIAMALDGAVVGETPLTLERGAVAVADDTMTLDLAVKAEGASSNIELAGSLPLNPDTDGMELRLASRDDGLRFLSELAGPGVEWRKGGADLQLLVRGSLNRPIANGFLRFRDGDLILAGQTVEDLQATVLFDFEQLFLQELTAKVGKSGTLSGTGSLGLLEPAVTEAKEPSRLQIVLKDVPFALPRVKAEADGTLVVSGSLAALDLSGDLAVARGSIDVQPAEVGPAGGDSVPKLALDGWTFERPLVLYGPGVESEASASLRDLLPRYSVVGFDNLRLTLGPDLTVGVPNLASFASEGVLTINGRLDPTLEARGVVRLKRGRLTLFTTTFSLDPDAPNVAVFTPSAGLIPYVDIALRTRVSDSLQVGGLGTSGSYAPSLAEIEAQGGTNSLDQLNLVRVYLSVSGPADRLADTISLRSSPPLPEDRLLALIGGNSLAGLSGSGAGAALATVVGQSLLSPLLGTLSDAFNQRLSFALYPAYVNQTVGSGSERRSGRVPPQLVLGSEIGLDITERFNASVLAAPNRSDVPPQLNLNFKASELINLQGSVDTQGVWQTQLQVFFRF, encoded by the coding sequence ATGGCGGAGTTGCCTGAGCAGACCCCTGGAGCAGGCGAGTTCGACGGGGGGCCAGGAGATTCCGGCAGGAACCGCCCCCGGAGGGGGTCCCGCCGGCCGCGCCGGCCCACCGGTCTGGAGATCGCCCTGCTGGCAGCTGTGGGGGCCACGGCTGCCGCCGCCTGGTCGGCCGACCACGTGGCCAGGTCCGTGTACGGCCATGTCAGGCCCCAGCTGGAGCAGCAGATCGGCAAGGCCCTGGGCCATCCCCTCAAGCTGGGGGAGTACCGCGGGTTCGGCTGGTCAGGGCTGAGGATCGGGCCCACCCGGGTGCTGCCTGGGGCGGCCGACCGCTCCAGCCTGCAGGCGTCCCAGCTCTCGGTGAGCCTGGATCCGCTCTCCAGCCTCCGGCGTCGCCTGCCGGTGCTGCAGCTCACCCTGGCCGGGCTGGAGGTGGACCTGCGGCGCAACCCCCAAGGGCAGTACTGGGTGTTCGGAGCCGGCGACACCAAGGCGCCCCCGCCGCGGCTGGAGTTGCGTCTGCGGATGGCCCAGCCCGCCAGGGTGGCGATTCGGCCGGCGGCCGAGGAGACGCGGCTGGTGCGGCTGACCGTGCAGGCCTGGGCTGACCTGCAGGTCCACAACGAGGCGATCCAGCTGAGCGGTTCGCTGCAGCCCATGGATGGTCGCGGGGTGCCCGGCCCCGGCACGTTGCGCCTGGGCGCCGATGCCAACTGGGGTCAGCAGCGCCTGAAGGCGGACGTGCTCAGCCAGGGTTTTCCCCTGCAGCTCCCGGCCAAGCTGCTCGGGCTCCCCGGTGCCCTCAAGGGCAGCGGCCACGGCCGCGTCCGCCTCACCTGGCGGGATGGGCGGCCGGATTGCCAGGGCGAGCTGCGCCTGCGCCAGGTGCTGTGGCAGGCGCCGGGCTCGAATCCGCCGTTCGGGGTGAGCGATCCACTGCTGCGCTGCCGTGGCGACAGCCTCTCGCTCCCCACCACCGACTGGCGCTGGGGGGAGCTGGCGGGGCGGGTGGGTCTGAAGGCGCGCTGGAACCGCCAGCAGCTGGCGGTCGACACCCTCGAGATCCGCCGGCGCGGGTCCTGGCTGCGGGCCAGCGGCGAGGTGGGCCGCCGGCTGAGCCTGCGCGGGGACTGGCGCTTGCTGCCGGCGGACCTGCCCCTGCCGCCGGGCACGCCGCTGAACCTGATCGGCGATGCGGTGACCGGCCGGCTGCGGGTGGAGGGTGCCTGGCCCACCCCGCTGGTGGAGACGGACCTGCGCCAGGCGGCCAACCCCGTACTGGGCGGCTGGAGCGGACAGCTCCGCTGGAAGGGCCAGGAGCTGCGGCTGGAGCGTTTCCGCAGCGATCACCTCACGGCCAGCGGCTCGTTGCCCCTGCGGCTCCAACCCGGCCAGTCGCCCCGTTTCGGTTCTCTGGATCTGCGCCTGGCGTTGCGGGACTACCCCCTGCCGAAGCTGGGCGCGCTGGTCGGCACCAGTCTGGAGGGTGTGCTGCAGGCCCGCGGCTCCATCCGAGGCCCGCTCACGGGCCTCACCCCGGATTTCGACCTGGAGGTGAGCCGTCCGGGGGCGGGTCCGCTGCGGGTGTCGGAAACCTGGGTGGGCAACTGGTTCGGCGATCCTGCCGGCGGTGGGAGGCTGGCCATGGAGGCCGCCGGCGCGGCAGAGGTCGCCGTGCTCGAGGCCAGCCTCGACCGCCGCTGGGTGCCCCGCTCGGTGCTGCTGCGTCGCGGGGGTGGCGAGCTGACCCTGCGGGGCACCCCCCGGCTCTACCGCTGGACTGCCGCCACCTTCCCCCTCCAAGGTCTCCTGCTCACCCTGGGCCCCCGCAGCCAGCGCCAGCCCCTGCAGGGCACCCTCAGCGGCAGCGGGGAGCTGGAACTGCAGCCCCTGGCCTTCCGGGGAGCGGCACGGTTGGAGGACCCGGTGCTGCTGGGTGTGTGGGCGCGCACTGCCACCATCGAGGGCAAGTACAACGAACGCCGCTACGAGGCCCGTCTTGCGGTGGAGCCCCTCAGCTCCGGCCGGATCGCGATCGACTGGCGCGGCAGCTGGAAGGGGCCCTTCCGGGCCACGATCAGCGGCCAGAACCTGCGGGATCCGCTGGTGCGCCAGATGCTGGATGCCTGGCCGCGCTGGCAGGGGGAGGCGCCGATTGCCCAGGGATCCGCCATGGATCTGGGCACCCTGCTGATCGATACCCTGGGGGGGAGCCTGGATGGTCAGCTGGCGGCTCTGGACCGGGCCCGCGCCGCGCTGCAGGGAGCCCGCCGGGATTCCCTCACCGGCCTGAGCACCGCTGAGCGGCTCGAGAAGCTCTCGGCCCGCTTCAACCTGGAGGCCACCCTGGAGGGGCCCAGGCTGGTGGACACCCGCGCCGACCTGCGCGTGGACGGCCATCTCTGGCTGCCCGGCCTGGACGAGGACCTGGCCCTCACGGGCGAGCCCGTGCGTCTGCAGCTCCGGGGTCCGTTCCGGCTGGGTGCCGGGGAACTCTCGTTCTCGGGGCTGCCGCTGGCGTTGCTGGCCCTGCTCACCCCCGTGCCGGCCGGCCTGCGCGGCAGCCTGGGCGCCAGCGGCACCTACCGGCTGGGAGGGGCCGAGCCGGAACTTTCGATCGCGATGGCCCTCGACGGCGCGGTTGTGGGGGAGACGCCCCTCACCCTGGAACGGGGGGCCGTGGCGGTGGCCGACGACACCATGACCCTGGATCTGGCTGTCAAGGCGGAGGGGGCCTCCAGCAACATCGAGCTGGCCGGCAGCCTGCCCCTCAACCCCGACACCGACGGCATGGAGCTGCGCCTGGCCAGCCGCGACGACGGCCTGCGCTTCCTGAGCGAACTGGCTGGCCCCGGTGTGGAGTGGCGCAAGGGCGGTGCCGATCTGCAGCTTCTGGTGCGCGGCAGCCTCAACCGGCCGATCGCCAACGGCTTCCTGCGCTTCCGCGACGGGGATCTCATCCTGGCGGGCCAGACCGTGGAAGACCTGCAGGCCACGGTGCTGTTCGACTTCGAGCAGCTGTTCCTCCAGGAACTCACGGCCAAGGTGGGCAAGAGCGGCACGCTGAGTGGCACCGGCAGCCTCGGCCTGCTGGAGCCGGCCGTGACCGAGGCCAAGGAACCGTCCCGCCTCCAGATCGTGCTGAAGGACGTGCCCTTCGCCCTGCCACGGGTCAAGGCGGAGGCGGACGGCACCCTGGTGGTCTCCGGCAGCCTGGCGGCGCTGGACCTCAGTGGCGACCTGGCCGTGGCCCGCGGCTCCATCGACGTCCAGCCTGCCGAGGTGGGTCCTGCCGGCGGCGACAGCGTGCCCAAGCTGGCGCTCGATGGCTGGACGTTCGAGAGACCTCTGGTGCTCTACGGCCCGGGCGTGGAGAGCGAGGCCAGCGCCAGCCTGCGGGATCTGCTGCCCCGGTACAGCGTCGTGGGCTTCGACAACCTGCGCCTCACCCTCGGACCGGACCTCACCGTGGGGGTGCCCAACCTGGCCAGCTTCGCCTCCGAAGGGGTGCTCACCATCAACGGCCGTCTGGATCCCACGCTGGAGGCCCGGGGGGTGGTGCGGCTCAAGCGGGGCCGGCTCACCCTGTTCACCACCACCTTCAGCCTCGATCCCGATGCTCCGAACGTGGCCGTGTTCACCCCCTCCGCCGGCCTGATCCCCTACGTGGACATCGCCCTGCGCACGAGGGTGTCCGACAGCCTGCAGGTGGGCGGCCTGGGCACGAGCGGCTCCTACGCGCCGTCGCTGGCGGAGATCGAAGCCCAGGGAGGCACCAACTCCCTCGACCAGCTCAACCTGGTGCGCGTGTATCTGTCGGTGAGCGGCCCGGCCGACCGCCTCGCCGACACGATCAGCCTGCGCAGCAGCCCGCCGCTGCCGGAGGACCGGCTGCTGGCCCTGATCGGCGGCAACTCCCTGGCGGGCCTCAGCGGATCGGGCGCCGGGGCGGCCCTGGCCACGGTGGTGGGCCAGTCGCTGCTCTCCCCCCTGCTCGGCACGCTCAGCGACGCCTTCAACCAGCGGCTCAGCTTCGCCCTGTATCCGGCCTACGTGAACCAGACGGTGGGCAGCGGCTCGGAGCGACGTTCCGGGCGGGTGCCCCCCCAGCTGGTGCTCGGCTCGGAGATCGGCCTGGACATCACCGAGCGCTTCAATGCCTCGGTGCTCGCGGCCCCCAACCGCTCCGATGTGCCCCCCCAGCTGAACCTCAACTTCAAGGCCTCCGAACTGATCAACCTGCAGGGATCGGTCGACACCCAGGGGGTGTGGCAGACCCAGCTGCAGGTGTTCTTCCGCTTCTGA
- a CDS encoding DUF3887 domain-containing protein, producing MRSSLRPGQTDWPPVQRAGLRVLALALALGGAALWPGVQAGQGAAAAVPAAASPGAREGAGLSVAEARAAAERILKAVQTRDPNLRFAQFSPELQAISSPAMVADTMRTQPKLLGWTLLSVRGGLASTTVEASLRTSDGVRDLFMVLDREGRLSGYHFDLTDAKASRVAADFVRELSRGHFISARSYLALPLQEELTPATLQAKWQQLQRSTGNFVKVVRVIEASRSEDSQLVLVNTEFNRVTDNLFVILNTNNEIIGVDFPKDPNPPQPAANPAR from the coding sequence ATGCGGTCCTCCCTGCGGCCAGGCCAAACGGACTGGCCTCCTGTACAGCGCGCCGGCCTGAGGGTCCTGGCCCTGGCGCTGGCGCTGGGCGGTGCCGCACTATGGCCGGGCGTTCAGGCCGGCCAGGGCGCCGCGGCAGCGGTCCCGGCGGCGGCCAGCCCTGGTGCCAGGGAGGGAGCCGGCCTGAGCGTGGCGGAGGCCCGGGCGGCGGCCGAGCGGATCCTCAAGGCGGTGCAGACCCGCGACCCCAACCTCCGCTTTGCCCAGTTCTCCCCGGAACTCCAGGCGATCAGCAGCCCGGCGATGGTGGCCGACACCATGCGCACCCAGCCGAAGCTGCTGGGCTGGACCCTGCTGAGCGTGCGGGGCGGGCTGGCCTCCACCACCGTGGAGGCCAGCCTCAGGACCAGCGACGGCGTGCGCGACCTGTTCATGGTGCTGGATCGCGAGGGTCGGCTCAGCGGCTACCACTTCGATCTCACCGACGCCAAGGCCAGCCGGGTGGCCGCCGACTTCGTGCGGGAACTCAGCCGTGGCCATTTCATCAGCGCCCGCAGCTACCTGGCGCTGCCGCTGCAGGAGGAGCTCACGCCGGCCACGCTGCAGGCGAAGTGGCAGCAGCTGCAGCGCAGCACCGGCAATTTCGTGAAGGTGGTGCGGGTGATCGAGGCCAGTCGCAGCGAGGACAGTCAGCTGGTGCTGGTGAACACCGAGTTCAACCGCGTGACCGACAACCTGTTCGTGATCCTCAACACCAACAACGAAATCATCGGCGTCGATTTCCCCAAGGACCCCAACCCGCCCCAGCCTGCGGCCAACCCGGCCCGCTGA
- a CDS encoding DUF4332 domain-containing protein — translation MPPHFAREQRQLLAAGIRSWEALAAVDDATLRRLGRAGGASEARLIRLRGQARLIIGVGLEPADAALLLHAGVPDPRALAQADPQRLLVQMGRLQRRLTGMAAPLITLATLQSWIRRARAQGHAGP, via the coding sequence CTGCCCCCCCATTTCGCACGGGAGCAGCGGCAGCTCCTGGCCGCCGGCATTCGGAGCTGGGAGGCGCTGGCCGCGGTGGACGACGCCACCCTGCGGCGGCTGGGACGGGCCGGTGGCGCCAGCGAAGCCCGGCTGATCCGGTTGCGCGGCCAGGCCCGGCTGATCATCGGCGTGGGCCTGGAGCCAGCGGATGCCGCCCTGCTGCTGCACGCCGGAGTGCCGGACCCTCGCGCCCTCGCGCAGGCCGACCCGCAACGGCTGCTGGTGCAGATGGGTCGGCTGCAGCGGCGGCTCACCGGCATGGCAGCCCCCCTGATCACGCTGGCCACCCTTCAGAGCTGGATCCGCCGGGCGCGGGCCCAAGGGCACGCCGGGCCATAA
- a CDS encoding Ycf51 family protein, whose amino-acid sequence MPTDPILFTAGEWLGAASGLLAIATIAGFLLRWGIRFRLVGITSFTALLALSCLAFAVSYRPRVSVAGAVSVPVVFDNGGDLVIAAAAADFPVGAEAATVEQVALNLRGSGRNTSDGLVTVRLRRVEPLEPGLSAPRVLAEARRDLRDGSVVVNLNPAGPS is encoded by the coding sequence ATGCCCACCGACCCGATTCTCTTCACCGCAGGGGAGTGGCTGGGCGCCGCCAGCGGGCTTCTGGCCATCGCCACGATCGCCGGCTTCCTGCTGCGCTGGGGGATCCGCTTCCGGCTAGTGGGCATCACCAGTTTCACCGCCCTGCTGGCATTGTCCTGCCTCGCGTTCGCGGTGAGCTACCGGCCTCGGGTCAGCGTGGCGGGGGCCGTGAGCGTGCCCGTGGTGTTCGACAACGGGGGCGATCTGGTGATCGCCGCCGCCGCGGCGGACTTCCCCGTGGGCGCTGAAGCGGCGACGGTGGAACAGGTGGCCCTCAACCTGCGGGGCAGCGGCCGCAACACCAGCGACGGCCTGGTGACTGTGCGGTTGCGCCGGGTGGAGCCCCTGGAGCCAGGCCTGAGTGCCCCCCGCGTGCTTGCCGAGGCCCGCCGTGACCTGCGGGACGGCAGCGTGGTGGTGAACCTGAACCCCGCTGGGCCATCCTGA
- a CDS encoding CocE/NonD family hydrolase, which produces MEPGPLPDGPPPHRDAWLSCRDGVRLVSRIWSPPGEGPWPVLLMRQPYGRAIASTVTYAHPGWYASHGFLVVVQDVRGRGDSEGEFAGFAQEARDGTDTLHWVRQLPGSNGRVGCYGFSYQGLSQLLLEPDGPLPDCLAPAMAGLDERLHWASSGGAHWWALGLAWGLQLAAERCRRRGDAEGWAEIRRSLTTQTFLDNGLALLNRFDPGGMASAWLARDATTANRWRRHPVPEPLWRRPMLLTGGWHDPHLEGILDLWRQARSQGGRPLLRIGAWSHLAWQGGIDELLLDFFRCHLQKAGNPVHRDAPALDLAVPIALQDCRDGLWRSAPAVEAPRQLPRWWLGTADGVCVTSRGGRLATSAAGLSQPWVGLVHDPWRPVPGRGGHLGLDAGLCDRADLDQRQDVACFSTEPLEAACSLAGRPVLDLVVRADQPGFDLCVALSAVAANGQEVQQLCTGVLRHCGDSSLRPAIHRILLQPLSAVLQAGERLRLSLAGAAWPQVAVNPGTGELPQGPATARHRIITLWVQTATAQLSIEPFPWVEAGAN; this is translated from the coding sequence ATGGAGCCTGGCCCGCTCCCTGATGGGCCGCCCCCCCATCGCGACGCGTGGCTCAGCTGCCGCGACGGGGTACGGCTGGTGAGCCGGATCTGGTCACCGCCGGGCGAGGGTCCCTGGCCCGTGCTGCTGATGCGGCAGCCCTACGGCCGAGCCATTGCCTCGACCGTGACCTACGCCCACCCCGGTTGGTATGCCAGCCATGGGTTCCTCGTGGTGGTGCAGGACGTCCGCGGCCGCGGCGACTCCGAGGGGGAGTTCGCGGGGTTCGCCCAGGAAGCACGGGATGGCACCGACACGCTCCACTGGGTGCGGCAGCTTCCCGGCAGCAACGGCCGGGTGGGGTGCTACGGCTTCTCCTACCAGGGCCTCAGCCAGCTGCTGCTCGAGCCCGACGGTCCCCTTCCGGACTGCCTGGCCCCCGCCATGGCTGGGCTGGATGAGCGGCTGCACTGGGCCAGCAGCGGTGGAGCCCACTGGTGGGCCCTCGGTCTGGCCTGGGGACTGCAACTGGCGGCGGAACGTTGCCGCCGCCGGGGCGATGCCGAGGGATGGGCGGAGATCCGCCGCAGTCTGACCACGCAGACGTTCCTGGACAACGGGCTGGCGCTGCTGAACCGCTTCGATCCCGGCGGGATGGCCAGCGCCTGGTTGGCGCGGGATGCCACCACCGCCAACCGATGGCGCCGGCATCCGGTGCCCGAGCCGCTCTGGCGCCGGCCGATGCTGCTCACGGGGGGATGGCACGATCCGCACCTGGAGGGGATCCTCGATCTCTGGCGCCAGGCCAGGAGCCAGGGAGGCCGTCCCCTGCTGCGGATCGGAGCCTGGAGCCACCTGGCCTGGCAGGGCGGCATCGACGAGCTGCTGCTGGACTTTTTCCGCTGCCATCTGCAGAAGGCGGGCAACCCGGTACACCGTGACGCGCCTGCTCTTGATCTGGCCGTGCCGATCGCCCTGCAGGACTGCCGCGATGGGCTGTGGCGATCAGCCCCAGCAGTGGAAGCCCCCCGGCAGCTGCCGCGCTGGTGGCTGGGCACCGCTGACGGGGTCTGCGTGACGAGCCGCGGCGGTCGGCTGGCGACGTCTGCCGCGGGGCTGAGCCAGCCCTGGGTGGGCCTGGTGCACGACCCCTGGCGTCCGGTGCCGGGCCGCGGGGGTCATCTCGGCCTGGACGCCGGGCTGTGCGATCGGGCCGATCTGGACCAGCGCCAGGATGTGGCCTGCTTCAGCACTGAGCCGCTGGAGGCCGCCTGCAGCCTGGCGGGCAGGCCCGTGCTCGATCTGGTGGTGCGGGCTGACCAGCCGGGTTTCGATCTATGCGTGGCCCTCTCTGCCGTGGCCGCCAATGGCCAGGAGGTGCAGCAGCTCTGCACCGGCGTGCTGCGCCACTGCGGTGACAGCAGCCTGAGGCCTGCCATCCATCGGATCCTGCTGCAACCGCTGAGCGCCGTGCTTCAGGCCGGCGAGCGGCTGCGCCTGTCCCTGGCCGGCGCCGCCTGGCCCCAGGTGGCCGTGAACCCCGGCACCGGGGAGCTGCCCCAGGGGCCTGCCACGGCACGGCACCGGATCATCACCCTGTGGGTCCAGACCGCCACGGCCCAGCTGAGCATCGAGCCCTTCCCCTGGGTGGAAGCTGGGGCAAACTGA
- a CDS encoding glutamate-5-semialdehyde dehydrogenase — MTVTATPPSGSTPSGSASPGSAAPGASVPDPSPELLQRAATVRRSAMALGQCADGERRQAVLAMAEALEQARAAILAANQADLEAAAADGLAPALVARLKLDAAKLDGAIAGVRQVAALPDPVGRRQLHTELDQGLVLERLTVPLGVVGVIFEARPDAVMQIASLAIRSGNGAILKGGREASRSCAAILQALQAGLGRSAVAPEALALLTSREESLALLKLDGLVDLIIPRGSNALVRFIQENTRIPVLGHADGVCHLYVDAAADGTQSLRVALDAKTQYPAACNAIETLLVHRSIAASFLPLAIPAFEQAGVELRGDAASQSLGVGVAAREQDWGSEFSDLILAVKVVDDLEDALEHIRRYGSRHTDAICTTDAATADRFLAAVDSAGVFLNCSTRFADGFRYGFGAEVGISTQTLPPRGPVGLEGLVTYRYRLRGEGHIAADYATGVRAFTHRALPL; from the coding sequence ATGACTGTCACCGCCACCCCACCGTCCGGCTCCACCCCGTCGGGGTCAGCCTCCCCGGGTTCCGCAGCCCCTGGGGCTTCCGTTCCCGATCCCAGTCCCGAGCTGCTGCAGCGGGCCGCCACGGTGCGCCGCAGCGCCATGGCCCTGGGTCAGTGCGCCGATGGCGAGCGCCGCCAGGCGGTGCTCGCCATGGCCGAAGCGCTCGAGCAGGCCCGCGCCGCGATCCTCGCCGCCAACCAGGCGGATCTGGAGGCCGCGGCCGCCGATGGCCTGGCACCGGCCCTGGTGGCCCGCCTGAAGCTGGATGCCGCCAAGCTCGATGGTGCCATCGCCGGCGTGCGCCAGGTGGCCGCGCTGCCGGATCCGGTGGGCCGGCGGCAGCTCCACACCGAGCTGGATCAGGGCCTGGTGCTGGAGCGCCTCACCGTGCCGCTGGGGGTGGTGGGGGTGATCTTCGAGGCCCGGCCGGATGCGGTGATGCAGATCGCCTCCCTGGCGATCCGTTCCGGCAACGGCGCCATCCTCAAGGGAGGCCGCGAGGCCAGCCGCAGCTGCGCGGCCATTCTCCAGGCCCTGCAGGCCGGGCTGGGCCGCAGCGCCGTGGCGCCGGAGGCCCTGGCGCTGCTCACCAGCCGGGAGGAGAGCCTGGCCCTGCTGAAGCTCGATGGCCTGGTGGATCTGATCATCCCCCGCGGCTCCAATGCCCTGGTGCGCTTCATCCAGGAGAACACCCGCATCCCCGTGCTGGGCCACGCCGACGGGGTGTGCCACCTCTACGTGGACGCGGCCGCCGATGGGACCCAGTCCCTGCGGGTGGCCCTCGATGCCAAGACCCAGTATCCGGCGGCGTGCAACGCCATCGAAACCCTGCTGGTGCACCGCTCGATCGCCGCCAGCTTCCTGCCGCTGGCCATTCCCGCCTTCGAGCAGGCGGGGGTGGAGCTGCGCGGCGATGCGGCCAGCCAGTCCCTGGGGGTGGGCGTGGCCGCCCGGGAGCAGGACTGGGGCAGCGAGTTCTCCGATCTGATCCTGGCGGTGAAGGTGGTGGACGACCTCGAGGACGCCCTGGAGCACATCCGCCGCTACGGATCCCGCCACACCGATGCGATCTGCACCACCGACGCGGCGACGGCCGATCGTTTCCTGGCGGCGGTGGACAGTGCCGGTGTGTTCCTCAACTGCAGCACCCGCTTCGCCGACGGCTTCCGCTACGGCTTCGGCGCCGAGGTGGGCATCAGCACCCAGACCCTTCCCCCCCGCGGGCCGGTGGGCCTCGAAGGCCTGGTGACCTACCGCTACCGCCT
- a CDS encoding ROK family protein, translating into MDPSTAERSPLPQAIGVDLGGSAIKLGRFDAAGTLLAEAVCPTPQPAVPGAVTTAIAEAVAAIDPDSRADRVGIGHPGPSDRTCRRARIAINLPGWRDVPLADWLEPLLQRQVTLANDANCAVIGELWQGAARGSADVLLLTLGTGVGGAVLLGGRLFTGHGGAAAEPGLIGIQPEGPPCNSGNRGSLESYCSIGGLGRLSGLDPRELCRRADGGDAEALAVWQAYGRLLGIGLSSLLYVLTPELVLLGGGLSGASHHFLPAVWEQVEQRVLAVSREGLRIERCALGNGAGRLGAARLAFERLAPLRLG; encoded by the coding sequence ATGGATCCGTCCACCGCGGAGCGCTCCCCGCTTCCCCAGGCCATCGGCGTGGACCTGGGCGGCAGCGCCATCAAGCTCGGCCGCTTCGACGCTGCGGGCACCCTGCTGGCCGAGGCCGTGTGCCCCACCCCCCAGCCCGCCGTGCCCGGGGCCGTGACCACGGCGATCGCCGAGGCGGTGGCGGCGATCGACCCGGACAGCCGCGCCGACCGGGTGGGCATCGGGCATCCCGGCCCGAGCGACCGCACCTGCCGCCGGGCCCGCATCGCCATCAACCTGCCGGGCTGGCGCGATGTGCCCCTGGCGGACTGGCTCGAGCCGCTGCTCCAGCGGCAGGTGACCCTGGCCAATGACGCCAACTGTGCGGTGATCGGCGAGCTCTGGCAGGGCGCCGCCCGCGGCAGCGCCGATGTGCTGCTGCTCACCCTCGGCACGGGGGTGGGTGGGGCGGTGCTGCTGGGCGGCCGGCTGTTCACCGGCCATGGGGGGGCGGCGGCCGAGCCCGGCCTGATCGGGATCCAGCCGGAGGGCCCCCCCTGCAACAGCGGCAACCGTGGTTCCCTGGAGAGCTACTGCAGCATCGGTGGTCTGGGCCGGCTCAGCGGCCTGGATCCCCGCGAGCTCTGCCGCCGCGCCGATGGGGGCGATGCCGAGGCCCTGGCGGTGTGGCAGGCCTATGGGCGGTTGCTCGGCATCGGGCTCAGCTCGCTTCTCTACGTGCTCACCCCCGAACTAGTGCTGCTCGGCGGCGGTCTCAGTGGCGCCAGCCACCACTTCCTGCCGGCGGTGTGGGAGCAGGTGGAGCAGCGGGTTCTGGCGGTGAGCCGCGAGGGTCTGCGGATCGAACGCTGCGCCCTGGGCAACGGGGCCGGCCGGCTGGGGGCAGCGCGGCTGGCGTTCGAGCGTCTGGCCCCGCTCCGGTTGGGATGA